One genomic region from Thermoleptolyngbya sichuanensis A183 encodes:
- a CDS encoding MinD/ParA family ATP-binding protein — translation MPTLISLQSCRHGVGRTNLTANLAACIAAQGYRVGVLDADGAAPGIHALFGRTAALDDVAINQDVWSNWTSDSESGDRPLPFSSTAIPIGQGTVLLLGGDLCLVPPDLRVRDVQRCLQQGYDPDPLGQGLRTVAERLGLEFLLIDTYPELDEGTMLWMAVSDAVVLVLGLDATEFQSLAVRMDIAHTLEVPQVWLLANQVPPAYGLREVWRKLEHSYGNAMIGVLPMEDEMLALGSTGLFYLTYPDHPLSLALEAIAHQLIKAPVIKALAPITQLQSVSADLPPDPKSVD, via the coding sequence ATGCCCACGTTGATTTCACTCCAGTCCTGTCGCCACGGGGTCGGCAGAACCAATCTGACGGCAAATTTGGCAGCTTGCATTGCCGCCCAGGGCTACCGTGTGGGCGTTCTGGATGCGGATGGCGCTGCGCCAGGAATTCATGCCCTGTTTGGTCGAACGGCTGCGTTGGACGATGTAGCAATTAATCAGGACGTGTGGAGCAACTGGACGAGCGATTCCGAATCGGGCGATCGCCCGCTACCCTTTTCAAGTACTGCTATTCCGATAGGCCAAGGCACTGTGTTGCTGCTGGGGGGCGATCTGTGCCTAGTGCCGCCCGACCTGCGGGTGCGGGATGTGCAGCGGTGTCTTCAGCAGGGCTACGATCCCGACCCCCTGGGGCAGGGCCTCCGCACCGTGGCAGAGCGACTGGGGCTAGAGTTTCTGCTCATCGACACTTACCCCGAACTGGACGAAGGCACAATGCTATGGATGGCAGTGTCCGATGCAGTCGTTTTGGTGCTGGGGCTGGATGCGACCGAGTTTCAAAGCCTGGCCGTGCGGATGGACATTGCCCACACGCTGGAAGTCCCTCAAGTCTGGCTATTGGCTAACCAGGTGCCGCCTGCCTATGGGCTGAGGGAAGTCTGGCGCAAGTTGGAGCATAGCTATGGCAACGCCATGATTGGCGTGTTGCCGATGGAGGATGAGATGCTGGCGCTGGGCAGCACTGGGCTGTTTTACCTGACCTATCCCGATCATCCGCTCAGTCTTGCGCTAGAGGCGATCGCCCATCAGTTGATCAAAGCGCCTGTGATCAAAGCGCTCGCGCCTATCACTCAGTTGCAATCTGTTTCTGCCGATTTGCCGCCAGATCCCAAATCTGTAGATTAG